The Sphingopyxis sp. BE259 nucleotide sequence CCAAGGCGCGCGGCGCCAAGATTTATGCCGAGGTCGTCGGTTATGGCCTGTCGGGCGACGCCTATCATGTCACCGCGCCGCATCCTGAAGGCTCGGGCGCGTATCGCTCGATGGAAATGGCGCTGAAAAAGGCCGGGATGACCCCGTCGGACATCGATTATATCAACGCCCACGGCACGTCGACGATGGCCGACACGATCGAGCTTGGCGCGGTCAAGCGGTTGTTCGGCAACGCGATCGGCGATGTGTCGATGAGCTCGACCAAATCGGCGATCGGCCATCTGCTCGGCGGCGCCGGCGCGGTCGAGACGATCTTTTGCATCCTGGCGATCCGCGACCAGATCGTCCCGCCAACGCTCAACCTCGACAATCCTGACGAGGGCACCGACGGCGTCGACCTGGTTCCGCACGTAGCGAAAAAGCGCGAAGTGAAGGCGGCGCTGAACAACAGCTTCGGCTTCGGTGGCACCAACGCGAGTGTGATCGTGAAGGCGTTGGACTAAATATCCCCGTCATGCTGAACTTGTTTCAGCATCCATGGCCTGCGCTCGCGTTAGGCGCTGCATCCATGGAAAAGGCGGGCCATGGACCCTGAAACAAGTTCAGGGTGACGAAGGAATAGAGGTCGGAATCTTGGCTCGCATAGTCCTCGCCACTTTCCTCGCCCTGCTGCTGGCAGCCTGCTCGGGCGGTGCGCCCGCGGATACGGTCGTTGTGATTCCGCAGGGCGCCAGCATCGCCAAAGCGGGCGAAATTCTCGAAAAAGCGGGCGCGGTCTCTGCCTCCAGCTTCCGCAACGAAGCGCGCTTCTTTGCCTCCGACGATCCGATCAAGCCTGGCGAGTATGAAGTGAAAGCCGGGATGGACGCGGGCGACATCTTGGAACTGCTCCAGTCGGGCAAGACGATCCAGCGCCTGGTGATGATCCCCGAAGGCATGCCGTCGATCATGGTCTGGGACCGGCTGATGGCCGAAAAGCGGCTGACTGGCACGATCCCGGTGCCCGCCGAGGGCAGCATCCTGCCCGACAGCTACGCCTTCACCACCGGCGAAAGCCGCGCCGCGGTCGTCAAGCGCATGCAGGCGGCGATGGACAAGGCCTTCAACGAACTGTGGACCAAACGCACCCCGCGTACCGCCGCCAAGGACCGCAACGAAGCGATCACGCTCGCCTCGATCGTCGAGAAAGAAACCGGCGTCCCCGCCGAACGCCGCACCGTCGCCGGCGTCTATACCAACCGGCTTGCGGTCGGCATGAAACTGCAAGCCGACCCGACGATCATCTATCCCCTGACCAAGGGCAAACCGCTCGGCCGCCGTATCCTGCGCTCCGAAATTCAGGCGGTGAACGACTACAACACCTACAGCATGATCGGCCTGCCAAAGGGGCCGATCGCCAATCCGGGCAAGGCATCGATCGCGGCGGTGCTCGATCCCGAGCCGACCGATTACCTGTTCTTCGTCGCCAAGGGCGACGGCGGCCATATCTTTGCGCGCACGCTGTCCGAACATAATGCCAATGTGCAGAAATGGTATCAGCTGCGCCGCGACCGCGGGGAGATGGAATAATCGTCGCCCCCGCGCAGGGCGTTTCAGAGTCACGTGCCTCTGAACGCGGCCGCTGGCGGTTTACCCCGTTGGGTCGGAGCAAGACCGACGACGGCCCCCGCCTGTGCGGGGGCGACGGGAAGGAATGATAATGACCCCCAAACTCTTCCTCCACGGCGTCCCGGACAGCCCGGCGATCTGGCGCCCGCTGCTTGGCCAGCTCGACCTTGGCGACACACCCGTCGCGGTCCCCGCGCTGCCCGGCTTCACGGCATCGTTGCCCGCGGGGTTCGCGGCGACCAAGGAAGCCTATGCCGATTGGGCAATTGCACAGGCCGAGGCCTTGTTTGCCGTCCACGGCCCGATCGACATCGTCGGCCACGACTGGGGCGCCTTGATCGCGCAGCGCGTCGCAATGCTGCGTCCCGATCTGCTGC carries:
- the mltG gene encoding endolytic transglycosylase MltG; the encoded protein is MLARIVLATFLALLLAACSGGAPADTVVVIPQGASIAKAGEILEKAGAVSASSFRNEARFFASDDPIKPGEYEVKAGMDAGDILELLQSGKTIQRLVMIPEGMPSIMVWDRLMAEKRLTGTIPVPAEGSILPDSYAFTTGESRAAVVKRMQAAMDKAFNELWTKRTPRTAAKDRNEAITLASIVEKETGVPAERRTVAGVYTNRLAVGMKLQADPTIIYPLTKGKPLGRRILRSEIQAVNDYNTYSMIGLPKGPIANPGKASIAAVLDPEPTDYLFFVAKGDGGHIFARTLSEHNANVQKWYQLRRDRGEME